From the Lolium rigidum isolate FL_2022 chromosome 2, APGP_CSIRO_Lrig_0.1, whole genome shotgun sequence genome, one window contains:
- the LOC124688166 gene encoding uncharacterized protein LOC124688166, with protein MATILENIQKARFLPARPLRDDLPTFQGVGPKSESHLMGLRKRLSSFSGKIQPISSASAEWAFRRSQSAPSLAAAFGAAGPIKRWWDWGVGWLLSKKLGFAGDLEMNEEEVAALGRQSRGTFAHVLYKMRSGVRRFVVSSHSLPTTHSYKNSLPTSAAAAQHKAQCKPAAQQFAYTQRSFQYGQAMAH; from the coding sequence ATGGCCACCATCCTGGAGAACATCCAGAAGGCGAGGTTCCTGCCGGCGCGGCCGCTCAGGGACGACCTGCCCACCTTCCAGGGCGTCGGACCCAAGTCGGAGAGCCACCTCATGGGGCTCCGCAAGAGGCTCTCCAGCTTTTCCGGCAAGATCCAGCCcatctcctccgcctccgccgagtGGGCCTTCCGCCGCTCCCAGTCCgccccctccctcgccgccgccttcggCGCCGCCGGCCCCATCAAGCGCTGGTGGGACTGGGGCGTCGGCTGGCTGCTCTCCAAGAAGCTCGgcttcgccggcgacctcgagatgaacgaggaggaggtggccgcgcTGGGGCGCCAGAGCAGGGGCACCTTCGCGCACGTCCTCTACAAGATGCGCTCCGGGGTGCGCCGCTTCGTCGTGTCCTCGCACTCGCTCCCCACCACGCACAGCTACAAGAACTCGCTGCCCACGTCGGCTGCCGCGGCGCAGCACAAGGCGCAGTGCAAGCCGGCCGCGCAGCAGTTCGCTTACACACAGAGGAGCTTCCAGTACGGGCAAGCCATGGCGCACTGA